A stretch of the Bacillus anthracis str. Vollum genome encodes the following:
- a CDS encoding peptide ABC transporter substrate-binding protein, protein MKKKKMKKLTAVVAPVLAMSMALTACSTSGGDKKTSTNSSSGGDSKSEEKLAAKQVFNKTENQEIPTMDTSKSTDTLGSQILGNTMEGLYRLDKENKPIPAAAESSTKSEDGKKYTFKLRKDAKWSNGDSVTAKDFVFAWQRLLDPKTAAEYAFIAFPIKNAEAVNKGEKPVTELGVKAVDDLTLEVELEQAVPYFLNLVAFPSYYPLNEKFVKEKGDKYGLESDTTVYNGPFVLTDWKHEQGWKLKKNDQYWDKKTVKLDEINYSVVKEPATNVNLYDSGQIDFSLLTGEFVDKYRNNKEEYGVYNEPSTFFIRLNQKRGGQDTPLKSKKLREAIALSIDKKNLTNVILNDGSKPADYLVPKGLAAGPDGKDFQETFKNGVKPDAKKAAAAWEEAKKELGKDQVTIEFLNYDTGNAKKVGEYVKDQIEKNLKGVTVNIKLQPFKQKLKLESDQDYDISYGGWSPDYADPMTYLDMFESKHSHNQMSFSDQKYDEIIKKAGGELMTDAKKRWEELGKAEELLLEEDVALVPLYQSARSYVMKPHVKGVVKHNISPEYSYKWAYVTEK, encoded by the coding sequence GTGAAAAAGAAAAAAATGAAAAAACTAACAGCAGTTGTAGCACCAGTTTTAGCAATGAGTATGGCATTAACAGCATGTTCTACATCAGGTGGAGATAAGAAGACAAGCACAAATTCTAGCTCTGGCGGAGATAGCAAATCAGAAGAAAAATTAGCAGCGAAACAAGTGTTCAATAAAACAGAAAATCAGGAAATTCCAACAATGGATACGTCGAAGAGTACAGATACTTTGGGCTCTCAAATTTTAGGGAACACAATGGAAGGCTTATACCGTTTAGATAAAGAGAATAAACCAATCCCAGCTGCGGCAGAATCAAGCACGAAGAGTGAGGATGGTAAAAAATATACATTTAAATTACGTAAAGATGCAAAATGGTCAAATGGTGATTCTGTAACAGCGAAAGATTTCGTATTTGCATGGCAACGTTTGTTAGATCCAAAAACAGCTGCTGAGTATGCATTCATTGCATTCCCAATTAAAAATGCAGAAGCGGTTAATAAAGGGGAAAAACCTGTAACAGAACTAGGAGTTAAAGCAGTAGATGACCTTACTTTAGAAGTTGAATTAGAACAAGCAGTACCATACTTCTTAAACTTAGTAGCATTCCCATCATACTATCCATTAAATGAGAAATTCGTAAAAGAAAAAGGGGATAAATACGGTTTAGAATCTGATACAACTGTATATAACGGACCGTTCGTTCTTACTGATTGGAAGCATGAGCAAGGCTGGAAACTGAAGAAGAATGATCAATATTGGGATAAAAAGACTGTAAAATTAGATGAAATTAACTATAGTGTTGTAAAAGAGCCAGCAACTAATGTGAATTTATATGATAGTGGTCAAATTGATTTCTCCTTATTAACAGGTGAATTTGTTGACAAATATAGAAATAATAAAGAGGAATATGGGGTGTATAACGAACCAAGTACGTTCTTTATACGTTTAAACCAAAAACGTGGTGGACAAGATACACCATTAAAGAGTAAAAAATTACGTGAAGCAATTGCGCTATCAATTGATAAAAAGAATTTAACAAATGTAATTTTAAATGATGGGTCAAAACCTGCAGATTATTTAGTGCCGAAAGGATTAGCAGCTGGACCTGATGGAAAAGACTTCCAAGAAACGTTTAAAAACGGTGTTAAACCAGATGCGAAAAAAGCAGCTGCTGCATGGGAAGAAGCGAAAAAAGAACTTGGAAAAGATCAAGTTACAATTGAGTTTTTAAACTATGATACTGGTAATGCGAAAAAAGTTGGGGAATATGTAAAAGATCAAATTGAGAAAAACTTAAAAGGTGTAACAGTAAATATTAAACTGCAACCGTTTAAACAAAAACTTAAATTAGAATCAGATCAAGATTATGATATTTCATATGGTGGATGGAGCCCAGATTATGCGGATCCAATGACATATTTAGATATGTTTGAAAGTAAGCACTCTCATAACCAAATGAGTTTCTCTGATCAGAAATATGATGAAATAATCAAAAAAGCTGGTGGAGAATTAATGACTGATGCGAAGAAACGCTGGGAGGAGCTAGGAAAAGCAGAGGAATTACTTCTTGAAGAAGATGTTGCCCTTGTACCTTTATATCAAAGTGCTAGATCTTATGTTATGAAACCGCATGTAAAAGGTGTTGTTAAGCATAATATTAGCCCAGAATACAGCTATAAGTGGGCATATGTTACTGAAAAATAA
- a CDS encoding dicarboxylate/amino acid:cation symporter: protein MRIVKNLTFQVIVAIICGIAVGAIWPSVGQEMKPIGETFINMIKMVIAPIIFLTIVLGIASMGSMKKVGRVGGKALLYFEIVTTAALIIGIIVANVVRPGDGLDPSKLKGGDVSQYVQSGQEMKWMDFFLHIVPSNMFEAFAKGDILQVLFFSILFGAGLTMLGKNGQPVIDFFERLSKVFFNILSIVMKLAPVGAFGGMAFTIGKYGLSTLIPLGKLMICVYATMALFVFIVLNFICKFYKFSLWKYLAHIKEELLIVLGTSSSESVLPRMMTKMEDFGCSKPVVGLVIPTGYSFNLDGTTIYLSMATIFLAQVFHVDLSLGQQLTIIAILLVTSKGAAAVTGGGFIVLASTLSAMNVIPLEGLALLLGVDRFMSEARAIVNLIGNGIATVVVAKSENEFDNEKYMKVVEEMKREKMAG, encoded by the coding sequence ATGAGAATTGTAAAGAATTTAACATTCCAAGTTATTGTGGCCATTATTTGTGGTATTGCAGTAGGAGCAATTTGGCCGAGTGTTGGACAAGAGATGAAGCCAATTGGTGAAACATTCATCAATATGATTAAAATGGTTATTGCACCCATTATCTTTTTAACAATTGTGCTTGGTATTGCAAGTATGGGAAGTATGAAAAAGGTAGGCCGTGTTGGCGGGAAGGCACTATTATATTTTGAAATTGTTACAACAGCGGCTTTAATAATTGGTATCATTGTAGCGAATGTTGTACGTCCAGGAGATGGATTAGATCCCTCAAAACTAAAAGGCGGAGATGTTTCACAATATGTACAAAGCGGGCAAGAAATGAAATGGATGGATTTCTTTTTACATATTGTGCCGTCTAACATGTTTGAAGCATTTGCAAAAGGTGATATTTTACAAGTTTTGTTCTTCTCCATTTTATTCGGTGCAGGGTTAACGATGTTAGGGAAGAATGGACAACCGGTAATCGACTTTTTTGAAAGATTATCGAAAGTATTTTTTAACATTTTATCAATTGTAATGAAATTAGCACCGGTTGGAGCATTCGGCGGTATGGCGTTTACAATTGGCAAATATGGTTTAAGTACACTTATTCCACTTGGTAAATTAATGATTTGTGTATATGCAACAATGGCATTATTTGTTTTTATTGTTTTAAATTTCATTTGTAAATTTTACAAATTTAGTTTGTGGAAATATTTAGCGCATATTAAAGAAGAATTACTTATTGTTCTTGGGACATCATCATCAGAATCAGTATTGCCGCGAATGATGACAAAGATGGAAGACTTCGGATGTTCGAAGCCGGTAGTAGGTTTAGTCATTCCAACGGGGTACTCTTTTAATTTAGATGGAACAACAATTTATTTATCGATGGCTACTATATTTTTAGCGCAAGTCTTTCACGTCGATCTTTCACTAGGTCAACAATTAACTATAATAGCTATTTTATTAGTTACATCTAAAGGAGCAGCGGCAGTAACAGGCGGGGGATTTATTGTATTAGCCTCTACTTTGTCAGCAATGAATGTTATCCCACTAGAAGGGTTAGCGCTATTACTTGGTGTAGATCGTTTCATGTCAGAAGCACGTGCTATCGTTAATTTAATTGGTAATGGCATTGCGACTGTAGTTGTTGCAAAAAGTGAAAATGAATTTGATAACGAGAAGTATATGAAAGTAGTAGAGGAAATGAAAAGAGAAAAAATGGCCGGGTAA
- a CDS encoding LCP family protein: protein MENHSSSRERKYKRKYKKTTIISSLLAVLLFGGVGYGAYVYMKTSNLVQKSNVNLARGEKSNLREETVKPITNNVSLLIMGIDENQERQKEYNGAFHTDALLLATFNKDDKTVKLTSIPRDTYTYVPVEKKKDKITHAYGSGFVKKGKDGGPQASVEAVEKLLQVPVDYFVKFNFNSFTKIIDGLDGIEVDVPVEFTEQNSKDEPDAIHLKKGLQKLNGEEALALARTRHIDSDAMRGQRQQLVMEAILSKLKSVGSITKLEKIVEAVDGDFKTNLAMDDILSFYKYGLNCSVEKIQLAGDDLYLPNGPNGQRVYYYNPNKKDLQSLSNTLRTHLGLSEKEIEEN, encoded by the coding sequence ATGGAGAATCACTCTTCTTCAAGAGAAAGGAAATATAAACGAAAATATAAAAAGACAACGATAATAAGTTCACTACTAGCGGTATTACTATTTGGTGGAGTTGGATATGGTGCTTATGTATATATGAAAACTTCTAATCTCGTACAAAAGTCAAATGTTAATTTAGCACGTGGTGAAAAATCAAATTTACGTGAGGAAACTGTTAAACCGATCACCAATAATGTTTCACTTTTAATTATGGGAATTGATGAAAATCAAGAACGACAAAAAGAGTATAATGGTGCATTTCATACAGATGCGCTACTGTTAGCTACTTTTAATAAAGACGATAAAACAGTGAAACTAACGAGCATACCACGTGATACATACACATATGTTCCGGTTGAAAAGAAAAAAGATAAAATAACGCATGCATATGGAAGTGGTTTCGTTAAAAAAGGTAAAGATGGAGGACCGCAAGCTTCAGTGGAAGCGGTAGAAAAATTATTACAAGTGCCTGTTGATTATTTTGTGAAGTTTAATTTTAATTCATTTACTAAAATTATTGATGGGTTAGATGGGATTGAAGTAGATGTTCCAGTTGAATTTACGGAGCAAAATAGTAAAGATGAACCTGATGCGATCCATTTGAAAAAAGGACTACAAAAATTAAATGGGGAAGAAGCACTTGCTCTAGCAAGAACGCGTCATATTGATAGTGATGCAATGAGAGGGCAGCGGCAACAACTTGTTATGGAAGCGATTTTAAGTAAATTAAAAAGTGTAGGATCAATTACGAAGCTAGAAAAAATAGTTGAGGCGGTTGACGGTGATTTTAAAACAAATTTAGCAATGGATGATATTTTATCTTTTTATAAATACGGTTTAAATTGTTCGGTTGAAAAAATTCAATTAGCAGGTGATGATTTATACTTACCTAATGGCCCAAACGGCCAACGTGTATATTATTATAATCCTAATAAAAAAGATTTACAGAGTTTGAGTAATACTCTTAGGACACATCTAGGATTAAGTGAAAAGGAGATTGAGGAAAATTGA
- a CDS encoding RNA polymerase sigma factor, with the protein MKVIPLYKMIVKEETDVSLAKKGDHEAFMTLIHTEKVKMYRIAKAMLRDETNIEDAIQTTILKAYENIKKLKKEEFFQTWLIRILMNECNNIIRAYKNVIVTEENDYNMSACDQYEDIDLCNAIQSLHEELRAVTVLYYYEDMNQDSIAKLLEVPKGTVKSRLSRAREQLQKRLKME; encoded by the coding sequence GTGAAAGTAATCCCTTTATATAAAATGATTGTAAAAGAAGAAACGGATGTTTCCTTAGCGAAAAAAGGTGATCATGAAGCATTTATGACGCTTATACATACAGAAAAAGTAAAGATGTATCGTATTGCAAAGGCTATGCTACGTGATGAGACAAATATAGAGGATGCGATACAAACAACAATTTTAAAAGCCTATGAAAATATAAAAAAATTAAAGAAGGAAGAATTTTTTCAAACTTGGTTAATTCGAATTTTAATGAATGAATGTAATAACATTATTAGAGCGTATAAAAATGTAATTGTGACAGAAGAGAATGATTACAATATGAGTGCGTGCGATCAGTATGAAGATATAGATTTGTGTAATGCGATTCAATCGTTACATGAAGAGTTAAGAGCTGTTACGGTGCTTTATTATTATGAAGATATGAATCAAGACAGTATAGCGAAGCTTTTAGAAGTACCAAAAGGAACAGTGAAATCGAGATTGTCACGTGCGAGGGAACAACTACAGAAACGATTAAAGATGGAATAG
- a CDS encoding ABC transporter ATP-binding protein — protein MISVQNVTKQFSNGKGLFHITFDVKEGEVFGYLGPNGAGKSTTIRNLMGFIKPTSGKSSIFGLDCWNEAAKIQREVGYLPGEISFIEGMNGLEFLKLMQGMRGLKDTKRRDELIERLQFDVKTPIRKMSKGMKQKVGIVAAFMHDPEVLILDEPTSGLDPLMQQVFIDLIVEEKQRGKTILMSSHIFTEIERTCDRVAIIKDGRLVTVENIHDLQGMRRQVIDVTVSSEEEIDSLTKCNLQFEAVKGREASIIVQGNYQTVLQILSNYNVTALQTRAMDLEHLFMHYYDKKEGVKHE, from the coding sequence ATGATTTCAGTTCAAAATGTCACAAAACAATTTTCGAACGGAAAAGGCTTGTTTCATATTACATTTGATGTAAAAGAAGGAGAAGTGTTCGGTTACTTAGGACCGAATGGTGCAGGTAAATCAACGACGATTCGTAATTTAATGGGATTTATAAAACCGACATCTGGAAAATCTTCAATTTTTGGATTGGATTGTTGGAATGAAGCAGCGAAAATTCAAAGGGAAGTTGGTTATTTGCCAGGTGAAATTTCTTTTATTGAAGGAATGAACGGATTAGAATTTCTGAAGTTAATGCAAGGAATGCGTGGGCTAAAGGATACGAAAAGACGAGATGAACTAATAGAACGTCTGCAATTTGATGTGAAAACACCAATTCGCAAAATGTCTAAAGGAATGAAACAAAAAGTAGGAATTGTTGCTGCATTTATGCACGATCCGGAAGTGTTAATTTTAGATGAACCGACTTCAGGACTCGATCCGCTTATGCAGCAAGTGTTTATAGATTTAATAGTAGAGGAAAAGCAAAGGGGAAAAACGATTCTTATGTCTTCACATATTTTCACTGAGATTGAGCGTACATGTGACCGAGTAGCGATTATTAAAGATGGGCGCCTTGTAACGGTTGAAAATATTCATGATTTACAAGGGATGAGACGACAAGTGATAGATGTAACCGTATCATCAGAGGAAGAGATTGATTCTCTTACAAAATGTAATTTGCAATTTGAAGCGGTAAAAGGTAGAGAGGCATCGATTATTGTACAAGGAAACTATCAAACTGTTTTACAAATACTTTCAAACTATAATGTAACGGCACTTCAAACGAGAGCAATGGATTTAGAACATTTATTTATGCATTATTACGATAAGAAAGAAGGGGTAAAGCATGAATAA
- a CDS encoding TetR/AcrR family transcriptional regulator: MIVLNGFEKVKEKKKRAIKEAAFLLFSERGFNEVKIEHIAKEANVSQVTIYNHFGSKDALFRELIQEFIICEFQYYKELAEEKLPFHDMMQKMIVRKMNTGGLFQPDMLLQMMQRDEILREFIYSYQNEKILPWYLEILERAQRNNEINPHLTKEMMLLYIQMFTKLGDDFGAQLLEGDREKHIQDIVTMFFYGLSVPQK, encoded by the coding sequence GTGATTGTATTGAATGGCTTTGAAAAAGTGAAAGAAAAGAAAAAACGCGCTATTAAAGAGGCAGCTTTTTTATTATTTTCAGAACGTGGATTTAATGAAGTAAAAATAGAACATATCGCAAAAGAAGCAAACGTTTCTCAAGTTACAATTTATAATCATTTTGGAAGTAAAGATGCGTTATTTAGAGAACTTATACAAGAATTTATCATATGTGAATTTCAATATTATAAAGAACTTGCTGAAGAAAAATTACCTTTCCATGACATGATGCAAAAAATGATTGTACGAAAAATGAATACTGGCGGGTTATTTCAACCTGATATGTTACTACAAATGATGCAAAGAGACGAAATTCTCCGAGAGTTTATTTATAGTTATCAAAATGAAAAAATACTGCCATGGTATTTAGAAATATTAGAACGAGCGCAGCGCAATAATGAAATTAATCCTCATCTTACTAAAGAAATGATGTTACTTTACATTCAAATGTTTACTAAATTAGGTGATGATTTCGGGGCACAGCTTCTTGAAGGAGATCGTGAAAAACATATTCAAGATATTGTCACTATGTTTTTCTATGGTCTTTCTGTTCCACAAAAATAA
- a CDS encoding oxidoreductase yields MKKIGVGIVGFGFSSTTFHIPLLQTIEEYDIRAVLSSKEEVVKETLPNVTVVSTIDELVKRADIDLVVITSPNTTHFPYVKEAILNGKHVVVEKPFVVSIEEGEELISLAKKHNVVLSVYHNRRFDNDFLTIKKLLEEDRIGNLYAYEAHFDRFRPHVRDRWREKNLPGSGILYDLGSHLIDQALSLFGKPDAIRADIIKQRPGAEVDDYFHIVLHYGVKRVILRSSSYVKKAGPHFTMHGDKGSIVKYGMDSQEEQLKNGMKPGDNGYGVDTEANFATVETEEELVRIPTEVGCYDMYYKRVRDSIVNGEKPPVTAQEGLEVIKLIQLAVESSETGRIIFIK; encoded by the coding sequence ATGAAAAAAATAGGTGTAGGGATTGTAGGGTTTGGATTTTCTAGTACAACATTTCACATCCCATTATTACAAACAATAGAAGAATACGATATTCGTGCTGTATTATCTTCAAAAGAAGAGGTAGTAAAAGAAACATTACCGAATGTTACCGTCGTGAGTACAATTGATGAATTGGTAAAGCGAGCTGATATTGACTTAGTGGTCATTACTTCACCAAATACAACTCATTTTCCATATGTAAAAGAAGCAATATTAAACGGTAAGCATGTTGTTGTAGAAAAACCATTTGTTGTTTCAATTGAAGAAGGGGAAGAGCTTATTTCATTAGCAAAGAAACATAATGTGGTATTAAGTGTATATCATAATCGCCGTTTTGATAATGATTTCTTAACGATAAAGAAATTATTAGAAGAGGATAGAATAGGGAATCTATACGCATATGAAGCGCATTTTGATCGCTTCCGTCCACATGTACGTGATCGCTGGAGAGAAAAGAACTTACCAGGATCAGGTATATTATATGACTTAGGCTCGCATTTAATTGACCAAGCATTATCATTATTTGGGAAACCAGACGCGATACGTGCAGATATAATCAAACAACGCCCAGGTGCAGAGGTGGATGATTATTTCCACATAGTACTTCATTACGGAGTTAAACGTGTCATTTTACGTAGTAGCAGTTATGTGAAAAAGGCAGGTCCACACTTTACAATGCATGGGGATAAAGGTTCTATCGTGAAATATGGTATGGATTCACAGGAAGAACAATTAAAAAATGGAATGAAGCCAGGGGATAACGGTTACGGAGTAGATACTGAAGCTAATTTTGCTACTGTAGAAACAGAAGAAGAGTTAGTACGTATTCCAACAGAAGTTGGCTGTTATGACATGTATTATAAAAGGGTAAGGGATAGTATTGTAAATGGTGAGAAACCACCTGTAACAGCGCAAGAAGGTTTAGAAGTAATTAAGTTGATTCAATTAGCGGTTGAAAGTAGTGAAACAGGTAGAATCATATTTATAAAATAA
- the parC gene encoding DNA topoisomerase IV subunit A: protein MQAEKFHDLPLEDVLGDRFARYSKYIIQDRALPDARDGLKPVQRRILYSMYVEGNVHDKAFRKSAKTVGNVIGNYHPHGDSSVYEAMVRLSQTWKVRNVLVEMHGNNGSVDGDPAAAMRYTEARLSPIASELLRDLDKETVEFVSNFDDTSEEPVVLPAAFPNLLVNGSTGISAGYATEIPPHHLGEVIDATMMRIDKPNSTVDDLLTVMKGPDFPTGGIIQGIDGIKKAYETGKGKIIIRGKAEVETVRGGKQQIVITEIPYEVNKANLVKKMDELRLDKKLDGIAEVRDETDRTGLRIVVELKKEANSEGILNYLYKNTDLQIPYNFNMVAINNRRPTLMTLPKILDAYIGHQKEVVTRRSQYELRKAENRQHIVEGLKKALSILDQVIETIRASKDKRNAKDNLSAKFGFTEAQAEAIVSLQLYRLTNTDITALQQEADELNKKIIELQAILQSEKRLLQVIKTDLKRVKKTYSDDRRAIIEDQIEEIKIDVEVMIPQEDVIVTVTKEGYVKRTGWRSHNASNGKDFGMKEGDILLERFDTNTTETVLLFTNKGNYIYLPVYEMPDIRWKDLGQHVANIVSLDRDETIIWATVVPNFEEEKRFIVFVTKNGMIKKTELNQYKVQRYSRAFVAVNLKKDDEVVDIFATDGTSDIVLATHGAYALIFHEDEVSPVGVRAAGVKAINLKEDDYVASGKPLNADKDQLILVTQRGAVKRLKASEIEKSTRAKRGLVIFKELKRNPYRIVGIEIVRDDELVYMKTEKHIVEEIDPKAYRNKDRYSNGSLVLDVNDTGEVIETWTKKRPE, encoded by the coding sequence ATGCAAGCAGAGAAGTTTCATGACCTCCCGCTTGAAGACGTGTTAGGTGACCGCTTTGCACGTTATAGTAAATATATTATTCAAGATCGCGCACTTCCAGATGCGCGTGACGGCTTAAAACCAGTACAAAGACGTATTTTATATTCTATGTATGTAGAAGGAAACGTACATGATAAAGCGTTCCGTAAGTCGGCTAAAACAGTCGGTAACGTTATTGGTAACTATCACCCGCACGGTGATTCCTCTGTATATGAAGCGATGGTACGTTTAAGTCAAACTTGGAAAGTACGTAATGTTTTAGTTGAGATGCATGGTAATAATGGTAGTGTTGACGGGGATCCGGCAGCAGCAATGCGTTATACGGAAGCCCGATTATCACCAATTGCATCTGAGTTATTACGTGATCTTGATAAAGAAACAGTAGAATTCGTATCTAATTTTGATGATACGAGTGAAGAACCGGTTGTTTTACCAGCAGCGTTCCCGAACTTATTAGTGAACGGATCTACAGGAATTTCCGCGGGTTATGCAACAGAAATTCCTCCGCATCATCTTGGAGAAGTTATTGACGCTACAATGATGCGTATTGATAAACCGAATAGTACTGTTGATGATTTATTAACAGTTATGAAAGGACCAGATTTCCCAACAGGTGGTATTATTCAAGGGATTGATGGTATTAAAAAGGCGTATGAAACAGGTAAAGGTAAAATTATTATTCGCGGGAAAGCAGAGGTTGAAACGGTTCGTGGCGGGAAACAGCAAATCGTAATTACTGAAATTCCATACGAAGTAAATAAAGCAAACCTTGTTAAGAAAATGGATGAGTTACGTCTAGATAAAAAATTAGATGGCATTGCTGAAGTACGTGATGAGACAGATCGTACAGGTCTTCGCATTGTCGTAGAATTAAAAAAAGAAGCAAATTCTGAAGGTATTTTAAATTATTTATATAAAAATACAGATTTACAAATTCCATATAACTTTAATATGGTAGCGATTAATAATCGTCGTCCAACGCTTATGACATTACCGAAAATTTTAGATGCATATATTGGCCATCAAAAAGAAGTTGTTACGAGACGTTCACAATATGAATTACGAAAGGCAGAAAATCGTCAACATATTGTAGAAGGTTTAAAGAAAGCATTATCGATTTTAGACCAAGTTATTGAAACGATTCGTGCTTCAAAAGATAAGCGTAATGCAAAAGATAATTTAAGTGCGAAATTTGGTTTTACAGAAGCGCAAGCGGAAGCAATTGTATCCTTGCAATTATATCGTTTAACGAATACAGATATTACAGCGCTACAACAAGAGGCAGATGAGCTTAATAAGAAAATTATTGAGCTACAGGCAATTTTACAAAGTGAAAAAAGATTACTTCAAGTCATTAAAACAGATTTAAAGAGAGTTAAGAAAACATATAGTGATGATCGACGCGCGATTATTGAAGATCAAATCGAGGAAATTAAAATCGATGTAGAAGTGATGATCCCACAAGAAGATGTCATCGTTACTGTAACGAAAGAAGGATATGTGAAACGTACTGGATGGCGCTCACATAATGCCTCAAATGGCAAAGACTTCGGTATGAAAGAGGGTGACATCTTACTTGAACGATTCGATACGAATACGACAGAGACAGTCCTCTTATTTACGAATAAAGGAAACTATATATATCTGCCAGTATACGAAATGCCAGATATTCGTTGGAAAGATTTAGGACAGCACGTTGCTAATATCGTTTCACTCGATCGGGATGAAACCATCATTTGGGCAACTGTCGTACCGAACTTTGAGGAAGAAAAGCGATTTATCGTATTTGTAACAAAGAACGGTATGATTAAGAAAACAGAATTAAACCAATATAAAGTACAGCGTTACTCAAGAGCATTTGTTGCTGTAAACTTGAAAAAAGATGATGAAGTTGTTGATATATTTGCGACAGATGGAACGAGTGATATCGTTCTTGCTACACACGGTGCATATGCACTTATTTTCCATGAAGATGAAGTAAGTCCAGTCGGTGTAAGAGCCGCTGGTGTGAAAGCAATTAATTTAAAAGAAGATGACTATGTTGCTTCTGGTAAACCATTAAATGCTGATAAAGATCAACTTATTCTCGTAACGCAGCGCGGTGCTGTAAAGCGCCTAAAAGCATCAGAAATTGAGAAATCAACGAGGGCGAAGCGAGGTCTTGTTATTTTCAAAGAATTAAAACGTAATCCATACCGCATTGTCGGTATTGAAATCGTTCGAGACGATGAACTAGTTTACATGAAGACAGAGAAACATATCGTAGAAGAAATTGATCCGAAAGCGTATCGAAATAAGGACAGGTATAGTAACGGTAGTTTAGTGCTAGATGTTAACGATACTGGTGAAGTTATTGAAACGTGGACGAAAAAACGACCGGAATAA